One genomic segment of Capricornis sumatraensis isolate serow.1 chromosome 6, serow.2, whole genome shotgun sequence includes these proteins:
- the SLC31A1 gene encoding high affinity copper uptake protein 1, with translation MGMNMDMSGGDNSTMPPHHHPTTSSDHSHNHVMMMMPMTFYFGFKNVELLFSSLVINTAGEMAGAFVAVFLLAMFYEGLKIAREGLLRKSQVSIRYNSMPVPGPNGTILMETHKTVGQQMLSFPHLLQTVLHIIQVVISYFLMLIFMTYNGYLCIAVAAGAGTGYFLFSWKKAVVVDITEHCH, from the exons ATGGGGATGAACATGGATATGAGTGGTGGAGACAACAGCACCATGCCACCTCACCATCACCCGACCACGTCATCGGACCACTCCCACAACCacgtgatgatgatgatg CCTATGACCTTCTACTTTGGCTTTAAGAACGTGGAActattgttttccagtttggtGATCAATACGGCTGGAG AAATGGCTGGAGCTTTCGTGGCAGTGTTTTTACTAGCCATGTTCTATGAAGGACTCAAGATAGCCCGAGAGGGCCTCCTGCGCAAGTCCCAAGTCAGCATTCGGTACAATTCCATGCCCGTCCCAGGACCAAATGGAACCATTCTTATGGAGACACACAAAACTGTCGG GCAGCAGATGCTGAGCTTCCCGCACCTTCTGCAAACAGTGCTGCACATCATCCAAGTGGTCATCAGCTACTTCCTCATGCTCATCTTCATGACCTACAACGGGTACCTCTGCATTGCTGTAGCAGCTGGGGCTGGCACAGGGTACTTCCTCTTCAGCTGGAAGAAGGCGGTGGTAGTGGACATCACAGAGCATTGCCATTAA
- the CDC26 gene encoding anaphase-promoting complex subunit CDC26 has protein sequence MLRRKPTRLELKLDDIEEFESIRKDLETRKKQKEDVDIVGGSDGEGAIGLSSDPKSREQMINDRIGYKPQPKPNNRSSQFGNFEF, from the exons ATGCTGCGACGAAAACCAACCCGCCTGGAGCTGAAACTTGATGATATTGAGGAGTTTGAGAGCATTCGAAAGGACCTGGAG ACACGtaagaaacaaaaggaagatgTGGACATTGTAGGAGGCAGTGATGGAGAAGGTGCCATTGGACTCAGCAGTGATCCCAAGAGCCGGGAACAAATGATTAATGATCGAATTGGTTATAAACCCCAACCAAAGCCCAACAATCGTTCATCTCAATTTGGAAATTTTGAGTTTTAG